In Mycobacterium sp. Aquia_216, a genomic segment contains:
- a CDS encoding WS/DGAT/MGAT family O-acyltransferase produces MELMSPTDSVFLLGESREHPMHVGGLSLYEPPGGAGVEFVREFYDSLVAQQDFQPTFLKRPATFLGGIANLGWSYDKDLDIDYHVRRSALPSPGRVRDLLELTSLLHSSLLDRHRPLWEAYVIEGLKDGRFAIYTKMHHSLIDGVSALKLMQRALSNDPDDTEIRAPWSLRKPKRKSAASSPLSSLMHTAGSLAALAPSTVSLVRAALFEQQLTLPFGAPRTMLNVKIGGARRCAAQSWSVDRIKNVKNAAGVTLNDVVLAMCSGALRYYLLERDALPDTPLLAMVPVSLRREDEADAGGNLVGAILCNLATDIEDPAQRLETVSESMYKNKTVFSQLPRVQALALSALNMSALAMAAVPGWVTSTSPPFNLIISNVPGPREQLYYGGARLDGSYPLSAILDGQALNITLVSNADKLDFGLVGCRRSVPHLQRLLAHLESSLKDLERAVGV; encoded by the coding sequence ATGGAACTGATGAGCCCCACCGACTCGGTATTCCTGCTAGGGGAATCCCGTGAGCATCCCATGCACGTCGGTGGGCTGTCGTTGTACGAGCCCCCCGGGGGCGCCGGTGTGGAGTTTGTGCGCGAGTTCTACGACAGCTTGGTCGCCCAGCAGGATTTCCAGCCCACCTTCCTCAAGCGTCCGGCGACCTTCTTGGGCGGAATCGCCAATCTCGGCTGGTCGTATGACAAGGACCTCGACATCGATTATCACGTCCGGCGCTCCGCGTTGCCCTCGCCGGGGCGGGTCCGCGATCTGCTCGAGCTGACCTCGTTGTTGCACAGCAGCCTGCTCGATCGCCACCGCCCGCTGTGGGAGGCGTACGTGATCGAAGGACTCAAGGACGGTCGCTTCGCGATTTACACCAAGATGCACCACTCCCTTATCGACGGCGTCTCGGCCCTCAAGCTGATGCAACGCGCACTGTCCAACGACCCCGACGACACCGAGATTCGGGCGCCCTGGAGCCTGCGCAAACCCAAGCGCAAGTCCGCGGCGTCGTCGCCTCTGAGTTCGCTGATGCATACGGCGGGATCCCTTGCGGCGCTGGCACCGTCGACGGTGTCGCTAGTCCGTGCCGCGCTGTTCGAACAGCAACTCACGCTGCCGTTCGGAGCTCCGCGCACCATGCTCAACGTCAAGATCGGTGGCGCCCGGCGCTGCGCCGCGCAGTCGTGGTCGGTGGACCGCATCAAGAACGTCAAGAACGCCGCGGGGGTGACGCTCAACGATGTCGTCCTGGCAATGTGTTCGGGCGCCTTGCGCTACTACCTGCTGGAGCGGGACGCCCTGCCGGACACACCGCTGTTGGCGATGGTCCCGGTGAGCCTGCGCCGGGAGGACGAGGCTGACGCCGGCGGCAACCTGGTCGGAGCGATCTTGTGCAACCTGGCCACCGACATCGAGGATCCCGCCCAGCGGCTGGAAACCGTGAGCGAGTCGATGTACAAGAACAAGACGGTGTTCTCCCAGCTGCCTCGAGTCCAGGCTCTGGCGCTTTCCGCGCTGAACATGAGTGCGTTGGCGATGGCGGCGGTTCCCGGATGGGTGACGTCGACGTCGCCGCCCTTCAACTTGATCATCTCCAACGTTCCCGGACCCCGTGAGCAGCTGTACTACGGCGGCGCCCGCCTGGACGGCAGCTATCCGCTGTCCGCGATTCTCGACGGCCAGGCGCTGAACATCACCCTGGTCAGCAATGCCGACAAACTCGATTTCGGTCTGGTCGGATGCCGGCGCAGCGTCCCGCACTTGCAGCGACTGCTCGCGCATTTGGAGTCGTCGCTCAAAGACCTGGAACGCGCCGTCGGGGTCTGA
- a CDS encoding ABC transporter ATP-binding protein/permease: MEKFTPSIDWNHELVSSFRWILETWTASAVCLLVIGLAAVRFTRWGGEFWRVTGDYFTGRQSLPVWGLFAVLLLSVMLAVRINILLSYYSNDLYSALQAAFQGAGAGDNAVRDSGIHGFWTAIRTFCVIATLHVLRTMADLYLMQRFLIRWRVWLTDRLTMDWLDRRAYYRARFIDDTIDNPDQRIQHDIDIFTAGMGGSANHPNGGTSSNLVFGAVHSVVSVVSFSMILWRLSGPLHILGVTLPRALFWVVFVHVLVATVVAFWIGRPLIRLSFRNEQFNAAFRYALVRLRDAAEAVGFYRGERAERAQLTNRFDTTITNYRSYVRRTIGFIGWNLTVSQAITPLPFIVQAPRLFAGSIKFGGVTQSASAFSHIEDSLSFFRNAYDRFASYRAAILRLNGLVQANAEARTLPELSAVASSDGSVELADVEVRTPSGTRLIAPLDLRLVPGDALVVTGRSGCGKTTLLRTLAQLWPYASGTLRRPDGRNRVMFLSQLPYVPLGTLRAVVSYPALAGEIDDSALQQALVKAALPNLTTRLDEERDWAKVLSPGEQQRVAFARLLAIKPQAVFLDEATSAVDEALEFLLYNLVRTELPDCIMVSVSHRGTVEQHHHQELALLGDGPWYLRDIPEQIRST, translated from the coding sequence ATGGAGAAATTCACCCCATCGATCGACTGGAACCACGAACTGGTCTCGTCGTTTCGCTGGATTCTCGAGACCTGGACGGCCAGCGCCGTGTGTTTGCTCGTCATCGGGCTCGCGGCTGTCAGGTTCACCCGGTGGGGCGGCGAGTTTTGGCGCGTCACCGGTGATTACTTCACCGGCCGGCAGAGCCTCCCGGTGTGGGGTCTGTTTGCCGTGCTGCTGCTGTCGGTAATGCTGGCGGTGCGAATCAACATCTTGCTCAGCTATTACAGCAATGACCTGTACTCGGCGCTGCAGGCGGCGTTCCAGGGGGCCGGCGCCGGCGACAATGCGGTACGCGACTCCGGCATCCACGGCTTTTGGACGGCCATCCGCACGTTCTGCGTGATCGCGACCCTGCATGTGTTGCGGACGATGGCGGACTTGTATTTGATGCAGCGATTCCTGATCCGCTGGCGGGTGTGGCTTACCGATCGCTTGACGATGGACTGGCTCGACCGACGCGCGTACTACCGCGCTCGTTTCATCGATGACACGATCGACAACCCCGACCAACGCATTCAGCACGACATCGACATCTTCACCGCGGGGATGGGCGGTTCAGCTAATCACCCCAATGGGGGCACGTCGAGCAATTTGGTTTTTGGCGCAGTCCATTCCGTTGTCTCGGTCGTGTCATTCAGCATGATCCTGTGGCGGCTTTCCGGTCCGTTGCACATCCTCGGGGTCACCCTCCCGAGGGCGCTCTTCTGGGTCGTATTCGTCCACGTGCTGGTTGCCACGGTGGTCGCGTTCTGGATAGGCCGCCCGCTGATCCGCCTCAGTTTCCGCAACGAACAGTTCAATGCCGCATTCCGATATGCGCTGGTGCGGTTGCGTGACGCCGCGGAGGCGGTCGGCTTCTATCGCGGCGAGCGAGCCGAGCGCGCTCAGCTGACGAATCGATTCGACACCACGATTACCAACTACCGAAGCTATGTGCGGCGCACGATTGGCTTCATCGGCTGGAACCTCACGGTCAGTCAAGCGATCACCCCGCTGCCATTCATCGTGCAGGCGCCGCGGCTGTTCGCCGGCAGCATCAAGTTCGGCGGGGTCACCCAGTCGGCCAGCGCTTTCAGCCATATCGAGGATTCACTGTCGTTCTTCCGTAACGCTTACGACCGCTTCGCCAGTTATCGGGCGGCGATACTCCGGCTCAACGGGCTGGTCCAGGCCAACGCCGAGGCGCGGACGCTACCGGAGCTGTCCGCCGTGGCCAGCTCCGATGGTTCGGTCGAGCTTGCCGATGTCGAGGTCCGCACACCATCCGGAACGCGACTGATCGCGCCGCTCGATTTGCGGCTGGTGCCGGGCGACGCGCTGGTCGTCACCGGGAGGTCGGGCTGCGGCAAAACCACCCTGTTGCGCACCCTGGCGCAGTTGTGGCCGTACGCCTCGGGCACGTTGCGCCGCCCGGACGGCCGTAACCGGGTCATGTTTCTGTCGCAGTTGCCCTATGTTCCGCTCGGCACCCTGCGCGCCGTGGTGTCCTACCCGGCCCTGGCCGGCGAAATCGACGACAGCGCGTTGCAGCAGGCGCTGGTCAAGGCCGCACTTCCCAACCTCACCACCCGGCTCGACGAGGAACGGGACTGGGCCAAGGTCCTCTCGCCCGGAGAGCAGCAACGCGTCGCATTCGCGCGGCTGCTGGCGATCAAACCGCAGGCGGTCTTCCTTGACGAAGCCACTTCCGCAGTCGACGAAGCTCTAGAGTTCCTGCTGTACAACCTCGTTCGGACCGAGTTGCCGGACTGCATCATGGTCAGCGTCAGCCACCGCGGCACCGTCGAACAACACCACCATCAGGAATTGGCGTTGCTCGGCGACGGGCCGTGGTACCTCCGGGACATCCCCGAGCAAATCCGATCGACCTGA
- a CDS encoding maleylpyruvate isomerase family mycothiol-dependent enzyme: MSESANALRDNDTRLAELARSISATQWAKPSLCTEWTNHEVLAHLVIGYGVGFFDVATSMLRHRGSFDGANTELARGLAARRGPDQLLDDFVALVHRARGIGRLFPRRLLLGDHVIHELDITYALGKESAIPAATVLAVLNTQVRVPNPFVPAAARARGLNLLATDANWSHRAEGPAVVGQSAHLASVLAGRPWALSYLSGDGVAVLSSRM, translated from the coding sequence GTGTCCGAGTCGGCTAACGCATTGCGGGACAACGACACAAGACTTGCCGAGTTGGCTCGAAGCATCAGCGCGACGCAGTGGGCCAAACCAAGCCTGTGCACCGAGTGGACCAATCACGAGGTGCTGGCCCATCTGGTCATCGGCTACGGGGTTGGATTCTTCGACGTTGCCACAAGCATGCTGCGGCATCGCGGCTCGTTTGACGGCGCGAACACCGAACTGGCTCGCGGCCTGGCGGCACGGCGCGGTCCGGACCAGTTGCTGGATGACTTTGTCGCGCTGGTACACCGAGCCCGGGGAATCGGCCGCCTCTTCCCGAGACGATTGTTGTTGGGTGACCACGTCATCCACGAGCTGGACATCACCTACGCGTTGGGCAAAGAGTCGGCGATTCCCGCGGCGACCGTCCTCGCCGTGTTGAACACTCAGGTACGGGTGCCCAACCCGTTCGTCCCGGCGGCCGCGCGCGCTCGTGGCCTCAATCTGCTTGCCACCGACGCGAACTGGTCTCATCGCGCGGAGGGACCCGCGGTTGTCGGGCAGTCCGCTCACCTCGCATCCGTGCTCGCGGGTAGGCCCTGGGCGTTGTCGTACCTCAGCGGTGATGGCGTCGCGGTACTTTCGTCTCGGATGTGA
- a CDS encoding alpha/beta hydrolase: MTAAYDTARVSFMSRGTRCAGWLTLPDGPGPHPGLVLAHGLGATHGMSLSQYEQHFAQSGLATLAFDYRYTGESGGEPRQRFGMRGHRQDVEAAFAYLRSHPSIDAARLGLWGTSLGALHVLQAAAHRVQAAAVVVQCPIVHGPGTLRRGGVMPALRLTPAIIADAFSRLRRAGRTYVAIVGRPGSVAAVTVAGALDGWYSTVEPGCTFDNRMAAMDVLGIAASSAKRGAAKIEAPLLVCVSRRETLMDRHHAEDVAAAAPRGVVRHYDGDHFQIYHPPLLSSLLADQTAFLQEHLGVRVG, encoded by the coding sequence ATGACGGCCGCATACGACACCGCGAGGGTGTCCTTCATGTCGCGCGGTACCCGTTGCGCGGGCTGGCTGACTCTTCCCGACGGCCCCGGGCCGCATCCGGGCCTGGTGTTGGCCCACGGCCTGGGCGCTACCCATGGCATGTCGCTGTCCCAATACGAGCAGCATTTCGCCCAATCCGGCCTCGCGACACTGGCGTTTGACTATCGGTACACGGGCGAGTCCGGCGGCGAACCTCGTCAGCGGTTCGGCATGCGCGGGCACCGGCAGGACGTTGAAGCGGCGTTTGCCTATCTACGCTCGCACCCCAGTATCGACGCGGCCAGGCTGGGTTTGTGGGGCACCAGTCTTGGGGCGCTGCACGTGCTGCAAGCGGCAGCACACCGAGTCCAAGCAGCGGCCGTCGTGGTGCAATGCCCGATCGTGCACGGGCCGGGGACGTTGCGGCGAGGCGGCGTTATGCCCGCATTGCGGCTTACGCCGGCGATCATCGCCGACGCCTTCAGCCGGTTGCGACGGGCCGGCCGAACGTATGTCGCGATCGTCGGCAGGCCCGGGAGCGTGGCCGCGGTCACGGTCGCGGGCGCGTTGGACGGCTGGTATTCCACCGTAGAACCCGGCTGCACGTTCGATAACCGGATGGCGGCGATGGATGTGCTTGGAATCGCGGCGAGCAGCGCGAAGCGTGGAGCAGCGAAAATCGAAGCGCCGCTTCTTGTCTGCGTATCGCGTCGGGAAACCTTGATGGATCGCCACCACGCCGAAGATGTCGCCGCCGCGGCGCCGCGCGGCGTAGTGCGGCACTACGACGGTGATCACTTCCAGATCTATCACCCGCCGCTGCTGAGTTCGCTACTCGCCGACCAGACCGCCTTTCTGCAGGAGCACTTGGGTGTCCGAGTCGGCTAA
- a CDS encoding TetR/AcrR family transcriptional regulator C-terminal domain-containing protein, which yields MRARFTLAEVRAQAIQIVDKDGLAGLSMRSLAAALGTGPMTLYNYVKDREELEGLVAEAVLADVRLPRRSDDWHADVKAVATAIWRGVRQHPNAAPLVLTRRAVSAVGYLPAERLVEALRRAGLSDLDALAAFRAVLSLVMGAAQVELAGPLAAADREQSNAAIAQRIGDLAGAEHPHLAALAETSQRSTMGDDFDRALDMLLTGIQAAATKRRR from the coding sequence ATGCGGGCACGATTCACTCTCGCCGAGGTGCGGGCGCAGGCGATCCAAATCGTCGACAAGGACGGGCTCGCGGGCCTGAGCATGCGATCGCTGGCGGCCGCATTGGGCACCGGACCGATGACGCTCTACAACTACGTCAAAGACCGCGAGGAGCTGGAAGGCCTGGTCGCCGAGGCGGTGCTCGCCGATGTCCGCCTGCCGCGCCGGTCCGACGATTGGCACGCCGACGTCAAGGCCGTCGCGACCGCCATCTGGCGGGGAGTGCGTCAACACCCCAACGCAGCGCCGTTGGTGTTGACACGCCGCGCGGTGTCGGCAGTCGGCTACCTTCCCGCCGAACGCCTCGTCGAAGCGCTGCGACGCGCGGGGCTGAGTGACCTCGATGCGCTCGCCGCGTTTCGCGCGGTGCTCAGCCTCGTAATGGGCGCTGCCCAAGTCGAATTGGCTGGTCCGCTGGCCGCGGCCGACCGTGAACAATCCAACGCGGCGATCGCCCAGCGCATCGGCGACCTCGCCGGCGCCGAGCACCCGCACCTGGCCGCGCTGGCCGAGACCAGTCAGCGTTCGACGATGGGTGACGACTTCGACCGCGCCCTCGACATGCTGCTCACCGGCATCCAGGCCGCTGCAACTAAACGGCGACGGTAG
- a CDS encoding NAD(P)H-dependent amine dehydrogenase family protein, whose product MSNPSKLRVIQWATGGVGKAAIECVLNHPQLELAGCWVHSAEKNGVDVGRIIGTADLGVTATSNIDEILALDADCVMYSPLIPNDDEVIAILRSGKNVVTPVGWVYPDPGNARHQAVADAAVEGGVTLHGSGIHPGGITERFPLMVSSLSSAVTHVRAEEFSDIRTYNAPDVVRHIMGFGGTPEEAMSGPMASLLEAGFKQSVRMIADHMGFRIEPNIRTIQDVAVATSDIDYAPFPITTGTVAARRFRWQALVDGEPVITAAVNWLMGEENLDPAWNFGGIGERFEVEITGDPTVSLTFKGLQPETIEEGLVKNPGVVVTANHCINAIPDVCAAEPGIKTYLDLPLFAGRPAPKLTAETR is encoded by the coding sequence ATGAGTAACCCGTCCAAGCTGCGTGTCATTCAATGGGCGACCGGAGGGGTCGGCAAGGCCGCGATCGAGTGCGTGCTCAACCACCCGCAGCTCGAGCTGGCCGGCTGCTGGGTGCACAGCGCGGAAAAGAACGGCGTCGACGTCGGCCGGATCATCGGGACGGCGGATCTCGGTGTCACCGCCACTTCCAACATCGACGAGATTCTCGCGCTGGACGCCGACTGCGTCATGTACAGCCCGTTGATACCGAACGACGACGAGGTCATCGCGATCCTGCGGTCCGGCAAGAACGTGGTCACCCCGGTCGGCTGGGTTTACCCCGACCCGGGCAACGCCCGACACCAGGCCGTCGCCGACGCCGCGGTCGAGGGCGGCGTGACGTTGCACGGTTCGGGCATCCACCCGGGCGGCATCACGGAGCGTTTCCCGCTCATGGTGTCCTCCCTCTCGTCGGCGGTCACCCACGTGCGCGCCGAGGAGTTCTCGGACATCCGCACCTACAACGCTCCCGACGTGGTGCGCCACATCATGGGATTCGGCGGTACCCCCGAGGAGGCCATGTCTGGGCCGATGGCCAGCCTGCTCGAGGCGGGCTTCAAACAATCGGTGCGAATGATCGCCGACCACATGGGATTCCGCATCGAGCCGAATATCAGGACCATCCAAGATGTCGCCGTGGCGACCTCCGACATCGATTACGCACCGTTCCCGATCACCACGGGCACAGTGGCCGCACGCCGGTTCCGCTGGCAGGCCCTCGTGGACGGCGAGCCGGTCATCACCGCGGCGGTCAACTGGCTAATGGGCGAGGAGAACTTGGACCCCGCATGGAATTTCGGTGGAATCGGGGAGCGCTTCGAGGTCGAGATCACCGGAGACCCCACCGTGAGCCTCACCTTCAAGGGGCTGCAACCGGAGACCATCGAAGAAGGACTGGTGAAGAATCCGGGCGTCGTGGTCACGGCCAATCACTGCATCAACGCCATTCCCGACGTCTGCGCCGCCGAGCCGGGCATCAAGACCTATCTGGACCTGCCGTTGTTTGCCGGGCGCCCGGCTCCCAAGCTCACCGCGGAGACCAGATGA
- a CDS encoding VOC family protein yields the protein MTVLDDVSFCHLVVGVTDMDRALAFYRDVLGMDVVFESLISGEPFDTALHATRKQEGRVVGGLLGGLMVELLSLGTKPAADKPARRGITGIQNVSLSVTDLDGTHRRITDAGYTPDQEPFEIGGVRMFFVKDPDGTPVEFIELPDGARSTYEMHRGVRLQMGPVT from the coding sequence ATGACCGTCCTCGACGACGTTTCGTTCTGTCATCTCGTCGTCGGCGTTACCGACATGGATCGCGCACTCGCCTTCTACCGCGACGTGCTCGGCATGGACGTCGTCTTCGAATCCCTGATCTCCGGCGAGCCTTTCGATACGGCATTGCACGCGACCCGCAAACAGGAGGGCCGCGTGGTCGGCGGATTGCTGGGCGGGCTGATGGTCGAGCTGCTCTCACTCGGCACCAAACCCGCCGCCGACAAGCCGGCCCGACGCGGCATCACCGGGATCCAGAACGTGTCACTGTCGGTGACCGACCTCGACGGCACGCACCGCCGCATCACCGACGCCGGCTATACGCCGGACCAGGAGCCGTTCGAGATCGGCGGCGTCCGAATGTTTTTCGTCAAGGACCCGGACGGGACACCGGTGGAATTCATCGAACTGCCCGACGGGGCGCGCAGCACCTACGAGATGCACCGAGGCGTGCGGCTGCAGATGGGACCCGTCACATGA
- a CDS encoding SDR family NAD(P)-dependent oxidoreductase: MSYTHAESMRGHVAIVTGAAQGVGKGVAIALLERGAEVLLVDIKEDVLGQTTAELKAIGGVEQLVADLRDPDSAQRIADAAVDAFGAVHGLVNNAIATNEPKAFVDITLEDFALGHDVGPRATFLLMQAVHPLMVKAGGGSIVNLGSGTGTGGEPKWGGYATAKEGIRGLSKVAALEWGRDNIRVNVICPFAESDGVKFWKSFAPKEYEKAVGRVPMKRIGDVHTDVGALVAFLLGSDATFITGQTIHVDGGIGCFR, from the coding sequence ATGAGCTATACCCACGCCGAATCGATGCGCGGACACGTCGCGATCGTCACCGGGGCCGCGCAAGGTGTCGGCAAAGGCGTCGCCATCGCATTGCTGGAACGTGGTGCAGAGGTCTTGTTGGTCGACATCAAAGAAGACGTCCTCGGCCAGACCACTGCCGAGCTCAAGGCAATCGGTGGTGTCGAACAACTGGTCGCCGATCTGCGCGACCCGGATAGCGCACAGCGAATCGCGGACGCCGCGGTCGACGCTTTCGGCGCGGTGCACGGGCTGGTCAACAATGCCATCGCCACCAACGAGCCCAAAGCATTCGTCGACATCACGCTCGAAGACTTCGCGCTCGGTCACGACGTCGGTCCCCGCGCGACCTTTCTGCTCATGCAGGCGGTGCACCCGTTGATGGTCAAGGCCGGCGGCGGGTCGATCGTCAACCTTGGTTCCGGCACGGGCACCGGTGGCGAACCCAAGTGGGGTGGCTACGCCACCGCCAAGGAGGGCATCCGCGGCCTGTCCAAGGTCGCGGCGCTGGAATGGGGTCGCGACAACATCCGCGTCAACGTCATCTGCCCGTTTGCCGAATCGGACGGCGTCAAGTTCTGGAAGTCGTTCGCGCCCAAGGAATACGAGAAGGCGGTGGGGCGTGTTCCGATGAAGCGGATCGGCGACGTCCATACCGACGTGGGCGCGCTGGTGGCCTTCCTGCTGGGCAGCGACGCGACCTTCATCACCGGGCAGACGATTCACGTCGACGGCGGAATCGGCTGTTTCCGATGA
- a CDS encoding TetR/AcrR family transcriptional regulator: MTGESLRDRQRAQIRADISLAAFRLFIERGYDAVTTEEIATAAGVSPRTLFRHVPTKEELLLAPVRHGGAAIVNLLEQRPPGEAPDIALTNAIVTRTRSFDEADCQQWREALLGAPGLLDKVTIHTPADKERALKLIAERMRANPQVDIRPGLLVQLAFAAADFGFQQWVRQTMTARPLDRYVTEALEAVKSPHWQVKSKS, encoded by the coding sequence ATGACGGGAGAGTCGCTGCGGGATCGGCAGCGCGCCCAGATCCGGGCGGACATCAGCCTGGCGGCGTTTCGACTGTTCATCGAGCGCGGCTACGACGCCGTCACGACAGAGGAAATCGCCACGGCCGCAGGAGTTTCTCCGCGTACCCTGTTTCGGCACGTACCGACCAAGGAAGAGCTGTTGCTCGCCCCGGTCCGGCATGGCGGCGCCGCGATTGTCAACCTGCTCGAACAGCGGCCGCCCGGCGAGGCGCCCGACATCGCCCTCACCAACGCCATCGTCACGCGAACCCGCTCATTCGACGAGGCCGACTGCCAACAGTGGCGAGAGGCCCTGCTCGGGGCGCCTGGCCTGCTGGACAAGGTCACGATTCACACCCCCGCCGACAAGGAGCGGGCCTTGAAACTGATCGCCGAACGCATGAGAGCGAACCCGCAGGTCGATATCCGACCCGGCCTTCTTGTTCAACTTGCTTTTGCCGCAGCAGATTTCGGATTCCAGCAGTGGGTTCGTCAAACCATGACCGCGCGACCGCTCGATCGCTACGTCACCGAGGCTCTCGAGGCGGTCAAGAGCCCGCACTGGCAAGTGAAGTCGAAATCGTAA
- a CDS encoding ArsR/SmtB family transcription factor, translating into MSNHVSEACCPRLGAAALGDSEAATLATMFKALSDPVRLRLLSLIASHPGGEACVCEISATFDVSQPTISHHLKLLRSAGLLDCERRGTWVYYWVIPAALQQLSSLLKFDDLDATKRKHRP; encoded by the coding sequence ATGTCGAATCACGTGTCGGAGGCGTGTTGCCCGAGGTTGGGGGCGGCCGCGCTGGGCGATTCAGAGGCCGCAACCTTGGCCACGATGTTCAAAGCGCTCAGCGACCCGGTACGCCTGCGGTTGTTGAGTCTGATCGCCAGCCATCCCGGCGGCGAGGCGTGTGTTTGTGAGATCTCGGCGACGTTCGACGTCTCCCAACCAACGATTTCGCACCACCTCAAACTGCTGCGCTCAGCGGGCTTGTTGGACTGCGAGCGGCGGGGCACCTGGGTGTACTACTGGGTGATTCCCGCTGCTTTGCAGCAACTTTCGTCACTCTTGAAGTTCGACGACCTGGACGCGACGAAACGGAAGCACCGCCCGTGA
- a CDS encoding ArsI/CadI family heavy metal resistance metalloenzyme has translation MSRVQLALNVDDLDKAIAFYAKLFGTEPAKIKPGYANFAITEPPLKLVLIENHGHGGTLNHLGVEVADSDSVHTEIARLTGAGLFTEEEIDTTCCFAAQDKVWVTGPAGERWEVYTVLADSDTFGTGSDEPDRTGAVTRNRP, from the coding sequence GTGTCGCGTGTGCAGCTAGCCCTCAACGTAGACGACCTGGACAAGGCAATCGCCTTCTACGCCAAGCTCTTCGGCACCGAACCGGCCAAGATAAAACCCGGCTACGCCAACTTCGCCATCACCGAACCCCCGCTCAAGCTGGTGCTGATCGAGAACCACGGCCACGGCGGAACGCTCAACCATCTCGGCGTCGAAGTTGCCGACAGCGACTCGGTGCACACCGAGATCGCCCGGCTGACCGGCGCAGGGCTGTTCACCGAGGAAGAGATCGATACCACCTGCTGTTTCGCTGCCCAGGACAAGGTTTGGGTGACCGGACCCGCTGGCGAACGTTGGGAGGTCTACACCGTGCTGGCTGACTCGGACACCTTCGGGACGGGCAGCGACGAACCCGACCGAACCGGAGCTGTAACCCGTAATCGCCCCTAG
- a CDS encoding Hsp20/alpha crystallin family protein — translation MLVRSDPFRDLDRFTQRVLGTAARPAVMPMDAWREGEQFVVEFDLPGIKQDSLDLDIERNVVTVRAERPDVDSSHEMLATERPRGVFSRQLVLGDNLDTNRIEASYDAGVLRLRIPVAEKAKPRKIVVARDNRQQALSA, via the coding sequence ATGTTGGTGCGTAGCGATCCGTTCCGCGATCTCGATCGCTTCACTCAGCGGGTATTGGGTACTGCGGCGCGTCCGGCGGTGATGCCGATGGATGCCTGGCGTGAGGGCGAGCAGTTCGTCGTGGAGTTCGATTTGCCGGGCATCAAGCAGGATTCGTTGGATCTCGACATCGAGCGCAATGTGGTGACCGTGCGTGCCGAACGGCCGGATGTGGATTCGAGCCACGAGATGTTGGCCACCGAACGGCCACGAGGGGTGTTTTCCCGGCAGTTGGTGCTCGGCGACAATCTCGACACCAACCGCATTGAGGCCTCTTATGATGCTGGCGTGTTGCGGTTGCGTATTCCGGTGGCCGAGAAGGCCAAGCCCCGCAAAATCGTTGTCGCCCGGGACAACAGGCAGCAGGCTCTTAGCGCCTGA
- a CDS encoding MerR family transcriptional regulator: MYTISVAAELCGAAIQSIRLWERRGLLTPARTTGGTRRYSTNDLTRITRITALAAAGVNIAGITRILDLEDHNTALQRQLHP; the protein is encoded by the coding sequence ATCTACACGATTTCCGTCGCCGCCGAACTGTGCGGAGCGGCCATCCAATCGATCCGACTATGGGAACGACGCGGACTGCTCACCCCGGCACGCACCACCGGCGGAACACGGCGCTACAGCACCAACGACCTGACCCGCATCACCCGCATCACCGCCCTGGCCGCCGCTGGTGTCAACATCGCCGGCATCACCCGCATCCTCGACCTCGAAGACCACAACACCGCCCTGCAACGCCAGCTCCACCCATGA